The DNA window TTCCATGAAGTTAGCACTCCTGTGACGCGCACGGGGCTGTCGAACACCTCGAGGCACACGGGGCAGGTGAGGCGCACCAGCGGGTTGGGCCGCTCGAGGCCGCGGGCGGAGGGCGCGCAGGACGCCGAGGATTTGCCACCTTCCCCCGCCACCGCCATCTCGCCGGTGGCCGCCGCACGGCCACGCccctggcgcacgcttcgttgggttagaaactggctggatagccaggcccaaagagtcgtggtaaatggagtcaagtccagttggaggccggtcactagtggcgtccccagggctcggtgctggggccggtcctctttaatatcttcatcgatgatctggatgagggcattgagtgcaccctcagtaagtttgcagatgacaccaagttaggtgcgtgtgtcaatctgctcgaggataggaaggctctgcaggaggatctggataggctgcaccgatgggctgaggtcaactgcatgaagttcaacaaggccaagtgccggggcctgcacctggggcgcaataaccccaagcagagctacaggctgggagatgagtggttggagagctgcctggcagagaaggacctgggagtgatggtggacagtcggctgaatatgagccagcagtgtgctcaggtggccacaaaggccaacggcatcctggcttgtatcagaaacagtgtggccggaagggctagggaggtgatcgtccccctggacttggctctggtgatgccgcacctcgagtactgtgttcagttttgggcccctcgctacaagaaggacatcgaggtgcttgagcaggtccagagaagggcgacgaagctggtgaggggcctggagaacaagtcctacgaggagcggctgaaggagctgggtttgttcagcctgaagaagaggagactcaggggtgaccttattgctctttacagataccttaaaggaggctgtagcgaggtgggggttggcctgttctcccacgtgcctggtgacaggacgagggggaatgggctaaagttgcgccaggggagttttaggctggatcttaggaagaacttctttaccgaaagggttgttaggcactggaacagggtacccagggaagtggtggagtcaccatccctggaagtctttaaaagacgtttagatgtggagcttagggatatggtttagtggggactgttagcgttaggtcagaggttggactcgatgatcttgaggtctcttccaacctagaaattctgtgattctgtgaatgtggTCTTGTTTACTGGAGCGCACAGGAGCGAGACCATCCATCtcgtcaaagaaaataattgaaggtCGCATCTGATAGGCCTAGCACGAAAACACAGAGTAAAACAgcattatttaaaggaaaaatgcacaaaaacatGATGGTTGGAATGTCATCTAAACTACATCTTTCATTTTAGCCTCTGGGACCTCTACTGATAGAGCTACTGGAGTATCTGGCATGACTAACAGAAGACAGTCTGTCTCAACCCACTGTATCCGGGTGACAGGAAGCAAATCGTTCCAGTAGTTCTTACAGCTGAcattcacagcagaaacactggcttttccatttcagtgggaaaaaaaaactaacaaaatacaaaaaaagagcaagttctacttaaaaacgttgaccacagaaaataatggtttcAACTCTGACAGAATACACTGTGCATTTCAACCTCACCTGTTCAAATAACACACGAAGTTGGCGTTCTGATTCCCCCACGTATTTTCTCATGCAGTCCGAAGCATTTCTcataaaaaatgatattttcctGTCACTTCGGCTATATTCACTGGCAAGTGCACGAGCAACTAGTGTTCTCCCTGTTCCTGGGGGGCCATAAAATAGACAGCCTCtgcaataaaaaagcaaaagtagaCAGGA is part of the Anas platyrhynchos isolate ZD024472 breed Pekin duck chromosome 35, IASCAAS_PekinDuck_T2T, whole genome shotgun sequence genome and encodes:
- the LOC140000963 gene encoding ATPase family AAA domain-containing protein 2-like, whose protein sequence is MQTDSAIGFENVRGLSEHIAALKEMVIFPLLYPEVFQRFNIQPPRGCLFYGPPGTGRTLVARALASEYSRSDRKISFFMRNASDCMRKYVGESERQLRVLFEQAYQMRPSIIFFDEMDGLAPVRSSKQDHIHRITEFLGWKRPQDHRVQPLT